From a single Vicia villosa cultivar HV-30 ecotype Madison, WI unplaced genomic scaffold, Vvil1.0 ctg.000696F_1_1, whole genome shotgun sequence genomic region:
- the LOC131630562 gene encoding transcription factor DICHOTOMA-like encodes MFPSTYCSLGSYPSYNPNSSSSSSSHSYPPFTYLTPDQQNASSNNNNNNINTFLHDPTISVPYTQTSHHHHHVPMNPETLTNWAIADYAAMLKQDLSGSSSHYNFSNLLAKKPVKKPAKKDRHSKIHTSQGLRDRRVRLSIEIARKFFDLQDMLGFDKASNTLEWLFNKSKEAIEELTRSKNNIASGEDGVDDHSFSSSSSDGEEDEARKMKRAQKESSRMKDSREKARARARERTSEMKIQDLKEKYPETEHNQQQTLHQLMPNDEENSKLVQRDDIFNFIEESIVIKRKLKKSSSHHHQQNSNLMPKEVNFDHNDSPMLTPNWDTNNNNNNAAANGRSNFSTISRMNLSSGLQIFGKSWEECNNSQNRY; translated from the exons ATGTTTCCTTCTACTTATTGCTCTTTAGGTTCTTACCCTAGTTATAATcctaattcatcttcttcttcatcttcacatTCATACCCTCCTTTTACTTACCTTACCCCTGATCAACAAAATGCTTCttcaaataacaacaacaacaatatcaacacTTTTCTTCATGATCCAACTATTTCTGTTCCATACACACAAACttcacatcatcatcatcatgttccaATGAATCCTGAAACTCTAACAAATTGGGCTATTGCTGATTATGCTGCAATGTTGAAACAAGATCTAAGTGGTTCTTCTTCTCATTACAACTTCTCAAATTTGCTTGCCAAAAAGCCGGTGAAGAAGCCGGCGAAGAAAGACCGGCACAGCAAGATTCATACATCTCAAGGTTTGAGAGACAGAAGGGTGAGACTCTCCATCGAGATAGCGCGGAAGTTCTTCGATCTTCAAGACATGTTAGGGTTTGACAAAGCAAGCAACACACTTGAGTGGCTTTTCAAcaaatcaaaagaagcaattgaaGAGTTAACTAGAAGCAAAAACAATATAGCTTCCGGTGAGGATGGTGTTGATGATCATAGCTTCTCTTCTTCTTCGTCCGACGGAGAAGAAGACGAAGCGAGAAAAATGAAAAGGGCACAGAAAGAATCCTCAAGGATGAAAGACTCAAGAGAAAAAGCAAGAGCAagagcaagagaaagaacaagtgAAATGAAGATTCAAGATTTGAAGGAAAAGTACCCAGAAACTGAGCATAATCAACAACAAACTCTTCATCAATTGATGCCGAACGACGAGGAAAATTCGAAACTAGTTCAAAGAGATGATATCTTTAACTTCATAGAAGAATCAATTGTGATtaagagaaagttgaagaaatcttcttcacatcatcatcaacaaaacTCTAATTTGATGCCTAAGGAAGTAAATTTTGATCACAATGACTCTCCAATGTTAACACCAAATTgggatactaataataataataacaatgctGCTGCAAATGGAAGATCCAACTTTTCTACAATATCAAGAATGAATCTATCATCAG GGCTTCAGATCTTTGGAAAATCATGGGAAGAATGCAATAACAGTCAAAATAGATATTAG